Sequence from the Prunus persica cultivar Lovell chromosome G5, Prunus_persica_NCBIv2, whole genome shotgun sequence genome:
ATAAGAAAGGAAGCAAAATCCTCAGAGAATCAAAGGCACGGGATTGGTTTAGTTAAGAATACAATACCATTGAGTATTTGAAGTTGTTATTTTGTTGATCTCTATAAAATtccttgtaaattgtaatcaaAGGAACACGGTCATTGCAGAAATCAGAGGCACATGTTGGGTCAGAGCTAGGCCCACAGGGTCAAGGAGATCTAAACCCACGTGCCTTGCATGCAATGCAAGTGAAGTGATTAAGCAAAAAAGTCAACAGCATGAACGGTGAGATTGCAATCATCATCTCAAGCGGGGTCGATGAAATGATTGCAGCCACTCCATGCATGCCATGTGCAGCCCAGCATAATTTGAGAGAATATTTTCAATTGGGGAAGAAGATTATGAAAGCGAGATCTCATCTTCCAAATGTGAAGTTTTATGAAAAACAGAACCTTCACCCAGCTTCACCATCATGTGTTTGTTAGGGTAATCATGGTAACAGTAAATACCAATTGCTTCCTTAACTCTGTTTTAATCAACATGGAGGGCCCACACTATGAAAATGGTCTTTACTTTAATCTCAAAAGGAAAAGCTCTGTTTGCTGGTGCATAATTTCagattaaattattaattttactGCACTATATAAGTCTTTTGTATGTGGCAATGGCAGTGACACATTGGCCCATTGGTTCCTTTTCATGTACCCCTTTACATTGAGATGATGGAGGCTGGAGCCCTCCATTTTTACTAAAATACCCATGCTCTGATTTGCACCAATCTATTTGCTCTATCCACAAGAGCCTAGTAGATAAGATTTTAGATAGTTAATGTTGTCTTGTATTTGTTCTGATTCTATTAGTTGCTGATGCTGTGTGGTTATATCATGATTTGAATGGAATTTAAATCTAGCTATGAACAGAGTTTGCATCTTCTTCCTGCTGGTTTTACCTGAATTTGTCTACAAGTGAAATGACCATATGATTCTTTGACATGAGAGTCCAAGACAAAGCTCCCAAAGTTGTAGTTGCATTGCAGCTAAGGTTGTGGTTGCTATCAGTTGCAGAAACATACATTCATATCAAGGTTTTGGATATTTAGCAGAAGATATGTTTTGGCTTTAGCTATGATGGACATGTAATGCTTGTGATTTTGGTTCAGAGACTGAGCCCTGAGCTGAGTTATTTGACCTGAGCTTGAGGCTTTCAGATGTTGGGCCTCTGAATGTTATATCTCTGCAATGATTTCAGCCCTGAGATGAGTTATTTGATCTGACCTTGAGGGTTTCAGATTTTGAGGCTCAGAGTGTTCTCTGTGATGATTGATCAAGCTTATCTAACGTTTATATATGCAGTCTGTGAATAGAGTTTATGAGGAAGAAAGATCATCTTGCATGGGCTATAGaatctttccttttttgctatttttctaaaaaaaatttcaagactCTTCTGAAATTTTAAGAAGTTCAGAAGAACCAAAGCTATAAGGAATAATGCCTTAGCCTGCGAAACAAGAAACTATACAAGGCTTTTCCTCAGAAACCATAATCACTAATCTATACATTTGCCCAATGGGACTTTaacggaaaataaaaataaaaatttgaaacaagGAACTAATTAGGCAAACAAAAAGTTTTGAATAAGGGAGAAAACAGATGTTATTCTAAGAAGAGAACCCATCACTCTACCATTCTTTTCCACCTCTTCCAAATAACCTTAAGTGGAAATGTAGTTTACGTCTCTTTTGTCACTGAGTTTGTGGTGGAGATTTTCACTTTCTCAAATAGTTGATATGGCAGCCTAGTTGGAAATGCCAGCTCCCAACCTGAACTCTTGTATTATCTGTTTCGTTGTCGAGACCAGTTCTCTTTCTAATTTACTCAAACGCGGCCTATCAGTCAATTACTTCCCTTGCTTCTTACCTGCAATTCAGAAGTAACAATCTTTAGCCACACAAAGGCCATTAGAAATATCATTAAGGTGCACTTTAAACCTCTGCTTAAGAACTATCTTGGTCAAATAAAGTACAAACTAAGAATAACCATTAACCATAGTATTCTGACTTcaatttttaaacaaaaactaatTTCTTTCCAAGCCAGAGTCTGTGGGAAAACACTTATAGAAGATATACATAATATTCATAGTATTTGTCTTGTACCTCTATGGAACCATGAGTTCCGGGTCGTCCTTCTGATGTGGCGCTCATGTCTTTCTAAAAGTTCATCAACTCTATATGGTTGAGACAACAATGGTCCGGAAAACTCAACCTTGTCTCCTTGATCTTGAAGTTGAAAACCCTGTCACAAAACCAATATTAATGAGGCTAAATAAGCTAGGTGATTATACATATTGAGGGTACTTGTTTTCCTTTGTGTTCAATTCAACCAACTTTTCAACCATCTTAAACTCTTAGGCCATGCCCAGTTGTCACACGAAAATTAAATGAACTTGCTGAATATAATAGATGTGCAAATCTGCCATCTTGAATGGGACTCAGAAGAAATTTCCCCACCAGAAAAATTAATGGTTATCAATATTTCAAAAATGATGCCATAAGTCAAAAGTCAGAAAACCAGGATTGTGATTCAGTTATCATGATACATTACATTAGTCTTCGACAAATTAGTAATGTATCTAAATTCTTACATCGTACAAACTTACCAGATCACTTTTAGCTGCCATTTCCTCTCTCTGATAAAGTGCCAATGATAATTCCTGCGAGTGGTACCCATCCGAAGCATCAAAGGAATCTGGGTGCTCAAGCTTGCCCCATTGTTTCATCATTGCGAGCTTTGCTATCTCGTATGAATCATGCCCTCTAGAGTCAGTGCGCACCCTGTACTTGAGCTCCCCATTTTCATGCCTTCTTGAGTCAAAGTTATTTCTTGTATGCACTGCGATCGGAGGTTCTATTGCATTAAAAATGTGTCCTCTTGAAATAGACCGAGTATGTGATCTTATGGAAGCATCATCTTTTCGCCTTTTTGCCCATGCAAAACCACTTGATGTAGAAACCTCTAACGGACCAGAGAAGGGAATGTCTCCTTGAGATGCATTCTTTACATGCGAAGACTCTTCTACTTTACCAGCTGATGGCTTTGGCAACTCCCTGCCTGTGATAGCATTTTCTTCCTTGAGAATATTTCCATTATTAGCATTGATTTTATATGAAACTTGAGACTGGACTGCTAAGTCCTGCAAGACAAGGTTGAGATGACCGTTAAGAACCTTCCAAAGCTAACCTTAGAACATGTATATCCACAAACAACATACAcgaagagagagggagagagagagagagagagagacctctGCTGGTGCTAATTTACTACATCCAAGTGATTTTCTTGTTTGCTTTCTTGTTTCGGATCCACGAACTCGCCCTCCAAtcttttttctgaaaattttgtgGCAAAGTAAGTATCAATTTTCGTATTCTGGTGAGGaactaaacaaaattttctcaTACAAGCGAACGTGAATCCTCACCTCTTTGCCTCCTCTCGATTTTTCGCATCAATCTCTTTGCTAGGTGGGTATATTGGCAAGCTTGATGGATCACATGCATAAGGCTTCATTTTAAAATACTGAAAATGGTAATAAAGAATATTGTATTAGGAGATAATGAACGATGAGAATCGATGCTTAAGGTAAATTTTTGTGCATACATACTCCATTTAGGGCACCAAGAATAAGAAGCACAGTGCACTAAGGGGAAAAGGACTTCAGAACCATATGATTTAGCAATGAATTAATGAAGCACATTCTCTTATATGTAGTTTTCTGCaagtataaaaaatgaaatattacaTTATTTTGCATAGTTACCTCGGATGCAAGAGCAGAGGAGGCAGTCCCACGCTTGTGTGGTTCTACAGAAAGAAGAGTCTCTAGTAGGTTCAAAGTGGTTGTAGGTAAATCTTTAAAGGTCTGCCGCAGAGAACTATCATAAGGTTGTTGTGGCTTAAATAGAGTTGCATGAGGAAGTTTGGACTTTTTCCAGTAATCATCTGGTGGGGAGCCACAAAGCTTGAAAATCTTGTGTAATTGTTCAACCTGCAAGTGGAAAATGTCTATAAGAACTTGATCTGGAGAAGTCAAAGCAAAGTATGACAAAAAACAATTCTTTTGCATTCCTCAAAAGACATACATAACAGAAATTTACTAATCTATCCCATGCTAAGTCACATGTTTGTTCTCATATGTTTATACACTTGTTATGAAAAACATATCTTTAATTCCTCTAATTATGCAGGCACAATTACAATGGAGGACTTTGCCTTCGGACTGCTGTGTTGAGAAACATGTAGACTATTTTACCAACGAAACTAATGGAGGTCTCTTCATATGCATAATACACATCCTTTAAAGAGCTCACGCCAGCTGAACAGTTTGTAGTTTATTTTCAATCATTTTCCTGTACCCTTGAGTTTCATTATGAAAGCCAATCCACCAAATATCTCAGTGAAATGTGCCTCTAAATCTAATGTAATTATAATGGCTAGAGGCAAAAAAATAAGTTGTTTTCACTTTCTCATTGAGATTTTGTATGTGCTTCCATTGGTATACATCAGTCAGACATAAGGACTAAAAATGATAATGAAAAGCCATGTATTCTGATTAGTTAATCACCTCAGTCCTCCCTTGAAGAACAGGTTTCCCAATTAGTAGCTCTGCAAATGCACAGCCAACACTCCAAAGATCTATAGAAGCTCCATAATCCGTCGATCCAAGCAAAAGTTCAGGAGGACGATACCATAGAGTGACAACACGACTGGTTAGGGGTTGCCTCTGCCCAGAATTACAGAAGTTTGCCAATCCAAAATCCGCCACCTTCAAAATTCCATCGTTGCTCACCAGTAGATTTGATCCTTTTATGTCCCGATGCATTACACCCCGCGAGTGACAATGCTCAAGTCCAGATAACAGCTGCTTCAAGTAACATTTAATctacaaaataaaaccaacatCACCCATTTTAGCATGAAAGTGGATAACAAGATAGATGACTAAACCTGAAGTAGAAcagcacaaaagaaaaggctaTGAATGAGAACAATTATTCACAAGGGCAAGGCAAGCAAACCTGTGCCTCACTGAACTTGATGTCAGGATTAGACAAGAGTCCCGTAATGTCATGTTCCATGTACTCGAACACAAGGTATATGCTACATGATAATCGGGAAGTAATTAAGCCCTCCAGTTTAATGACATTTGGATGGTCGAGCCTTCTAAGAATCAAGATTTCTCGTGCCATAAACCTGACGCTTTCTGGCTCAAAATTGTCAAACCGCACCTTCTTCAAGGCGACTATCTTCCCAGTTTCGAGGTCCCGTGCTCGGAACACACTACTGTACGTACCCTGTCCAATCTGTATAAAGAGTTGTAATTGAATAAGAACACACAGTCTGGGCAGAAAAATTGATTTAGTACAGTTATGTACTAAAAGTTTAGACAGCAGAGAAGACAGTCCAAAAAACACCCGTTTGGATTTGAAGCATCCCATTTTAATGTGAACAAAACCAGATACTGTTTCATGAAAATTCCAAACAATCtgaaaaaggttttttttaaaaagcttaCTCTGATGCATGCCACCAATTTCAAGCAAGTAAATGCTTaaagtttttatcttttatagaaGAGGAAAAGTTAAGTGCAAGATCACCCTGTTGAAAATAGCTTAATTTTCTCGACAAAATtgccaacttttttttaaaaggttaAAATATGACTAATGGGAATGTTACACTAGATTGAATTTTAACGTTaatcttcaacatttctgtaaaagccaaaacttttttgaacagGAATGAGAAACCaagcaaattaaattaatatccatcacacaaaaactcaaaacttcgCATACAGAACTTAATAACATgagtgagaaagagaaagaacctTCTCTAATTTCTCATAGGCATCGGCGCGGAGTGGGACCCAACCTTGAATGGCTTCGCCGGCGACGGCGCTGAGCCAAGCCGGCCAGCCGGCGGCCACCTGCTCACCCTCCACATACTTCTGCAGATTACTCAATCTGAAACTCAAAGACTCGCAATAACTATTGTTACTCTTATGATAATTACCACCGCAGCCACCATTTGAACTCGCTCTTCCCGACTCACCCAACTCGCTCCCACTCAACTCAGCGCCCTTCTTACTCTTCTTCTCCACCTCCCCCAACCCGACCCGACTTCTACCCGAATTCCCCACATTGTCCCTGAACGCGCCCGAGTGGTCGAACGCAGGCGTCACCGACACTGCTTGCTTCGAGCTCACGCAACCCATCGCCGGCCTTCTACCCAATAACCATTTACGGCACACCCGCCAAACTTTGGGTCGACCCGGATCGGGAAA
This genomic interval carries:
- the LOC18777249 gene encoding probable serine/threonine-protein kinase At1g54610, translated to MGCVSSKQAVSVTPAFDHSGAFRDNVGNSGRSRVGLGEVEKKSKKGAELSGSELGESGRASSNGGCGGNYHKSNNSYCESLSFRLSNLQKYVEGEQVAAGWPAWLSAVAGEAIQGWVPLRADAYEKLEKIGQGTYSSVFRARDLETGKIVALKKVRFDNFEPESVRFMAREILILRRLDHPNVIKLEGLITSRLSCSIYLVFEYMEHDITGLLSNPDIKFSEAQIKCYLKQLLSGLEHCHSRGVMHRDIKGSNLLVSNDGILKVADFGLANFCNSGQRQPLTSRVVTLWYRPPELLLGSTDYGASIDLWSVGCAFAELLIGKPVLQGRTEVEQLHKIFKLCGSPPDDYWKKSKLPHATLFKPQQPYDSSLRQTFKDLPTTTLNLLETLLSVEPHKRGTASSALASEYFKMKPYACDPSSLPIYPPSKEIDAKNREEAKRKKIGGRVRGSETRKQTRKSLGCSKLAPAEDLAVQSQVSYKINANNGNILKEENAITGRELPKPSAGKVEESSHVKNASQGDIPFSGPLEVSTSSGFAWAKRRKDDASIRSHTRSISRGHIFNAIEPPIAVHTRNNFDSRRHENGELKYRVRTDSRGHDSYEIAKLAMMKQWGKLEHPDSFDASDGYHSQELSLALYQREEMAAKSDLGFQLQDQGDKVEFSGPLLSQPYRVDELLERHERHIRRTTRNSWFHRGKKQGK